In the Terriglobales bacterium genome, TCCTTGCCCAGCTCTTTCAGCGTAGCTTCGTACTTCCGGACGTCGTCCACGGGGATGCCGCGGTCCTTGCCGCCGAAGATGCCGAGGACGGAGGCATGGATCCTGGCCAGCGCCTGCTTGTCGGTGGCCAGATGCCCGTAGTTGATGACCGCCGCCGCCAGCTT is a window encoding:
- a CDS encoding dienelactone hydrolase family protein, translating into KLAAAVINYGHLATDKQALARIHASVLGIFGGKDRGIPVDDVRKYEATLKELGKDVQVVIYPEAGHGFQNPNNKQGYRADDTADAWKKTVDFLAAKLKSGGSK